A genome region from Meriones unguiculatus strain TT.TT164.6M chromosome 2, Bangor_MerUng_6.1, whole genome shotgun sequence includes the following:
- the Pabpc4l gene encoding polyadenylate-binding protein 4-like: MSVEAKYRAASLYVGDLHEDVTEDMLFMKFNTVGPVLSIRICRDLVSSRSLGYAYVNFLQLDDAQKALDTMNFDLIKGKSIRLMWSQRDAYLRKSGIGNVFIKNLDKSIDNKTLYEHFSPFGKILSSKVMSDDKGSKGYGFVHYQDQSAADRAIEEMNGKLLKDCTIFVARFKSRKDREAELREKPSEFTNVYIKNFGDDMDDERLGEIFSKYGQTLSVKVMKDATGKSKGFGFVSFDSHEAAKTAVEEMNGQDINGQTIFAGRAQKKVERQAELKEKFEQMKRERIRARQAAKLYIKNLDETIDDETLRREFSSFGSICRVKVMQEAGQSKGFGLICFFSPEAAAKAMAEMNGRILGSKPLNIALGQKH, from the coding sequence ATGAGTGTGGAAGCCAAATACCGTGCGGCTTCCCTGTATGTTGGTGACCTCCATGAAGACGTCACGGAGGACATGCTGTTCATGAAGTTTAACACAGTGGGGCCAGTGTTGTCCATCCGAATCTGCAGGGACCTGGTTTCCAGTCGCTCCCTAGGCTATGCCTACGTCAATTTTCTCCAGCTGGATGATGCCCAGAAAGCCCTAGACACCATGAACTTTGACTTAATCAAAGGCAAATCCATCCGTCTCATGTGGTCCCAACGGGATGCGTACCTGAGAAAGTCGGGAATTGGGAATGTGTTTATCAAGAATCTGGACAAATCCATTGATAACAAAACCTTGTACGAACACTTTTCACCTTTTGGGAAGATCCTGTCCTCCAAGGTGATGAGCGATGACAAAGGGTCCAAGGGCTATGGCTTCGTGCACTACCAGGACCAGAGTGCAGCAGACAGGGCCATTGAGGAGATGAATGGGAAGCTGCTGAAGGACTGCACCATATTTGTGGCCAGATTCAAAAGCCGCAAGGATCGGGAGGCTGAGCTCAGAGAGAAACCCAGCGAATTCACTAACGTGTACATCAAAAACTTTGGGGATGATATGGACGATGAGAGGCTCGGGGAAATTTTCAGCAAATACGGCCAAACGCTGAGCGTTAAGGTGATGAAAGATGCCACTGGGAAGTCCAAAGGCTTTGGGTTTGTGAGTTTTGATAGCCACGAGGCTGCGAAAACTGCAGTCGAAGAGATGAATGGACAGGACATAAACGGGCAGACCATTTTTGCAGGCAGAGCCCAGAAGAAGGTAGAACGCCAGGCTGAGTTAAAGGAAAAGTTTGAGCAGATGAAAAGGGAAAGAATCCGTGCACGTCAAGCAGCGAAGCTCTACATTAAGAATCTGGACGAAACCATCGATGACGAGACACTGCGCAGGGAATTTTCTTCCTTTGGGTCCATTTGCCGAGTTAAGGTGATGCAGGAAGCAGGGCAGAGCAAAGGGTTTGGCTTGATCTGCTTTTTCTCTCCCGAAGCAGCTGCTAAAGCAATGGCTGAGATGAACGGCCGTATCCTTGGTTCTAAACCCCTCAACATTGCACTGGGTCAGAAGCACTGA